A portion of the Rhodanobacter sp. AS-Z3 genome contains these proteins:
- a CDS encoding sugar ABC transporter permease, with the protein MNPQRTAWLFLAPALVVLGVFFLLPVLAALALSLTDYDLYALANIHNLRFVALGNYWELLHRPLFWAALGHTVYFVALGVPLSMGASLGAAMLLNSPLATAKPFFRTALFAPVVTTVVATAVIWRYLFNTKYGMANYLLGLVDIHPVDWLGDPHWAMPTIIAFAVWKNFGYNMIIFLAGLQAIPPDLYEAARIDGASPWRQFRHITLPMLKPTMLMVGILTVSGYFQLFAEPYVMTEGGPLQSTVSVLYLMYDEGFKWWNLGSASAVAFLLFVIMFAVTVLMLKLSQRGDQT; encoded by the coding sequence ATGAATCCGCAGCGTACGGCCTGGTTGTTCCTTGCCCCCGCGCTGGTCGTGCTGGGAGTGTTCTTCCTGCTGCCGGTGCTTGCCGCGCTCGCGCTCAGTCTTACCGATTACGACCTGTACGCGCTGGCAAACATTCACAACCTGCGCTTCGTGGCGTTGGGCAATTATTGGGAACTGCTCCACCGGCCGCTGTTCTGGGCTGCACTGGGACACACGGTGTACTTCGTCGCGCTAGGCGTGCCCTTGTCGATGGGCGCGTCGCTCGGCGCGGCGATGTTGCTGAACTCACCGCTGGCGACAGCGAAGCCGTTCTTCCGCACGGCGCTGTTCGCGCCGGTGGTGACCACGGTGGTCGCCACCGCCGTGATCTGGCGCTATCTGTTCAACACCAAGTACGGCATGGCGAACTATCTGCTGGGACTGGTCGATATTCACCCGGTGGACTGGCTGGGTGATCCGCACTGGGCGATGCCGACGATCATCGCGTTCGCGGTGTGGAAAAACTTTGGCTACAACATGATCATCTTCCTCGCTGGCCTGCAGGCGATTCCGCCGGACCTGTACGAGGCTGCACGTATCGACGGCGCGTCGCCCTGGCGGCAGTTCCGTCACATCACCTTGCCAATGCTGAAACCGACCATGTTGATGGTCGGCATCCTCACCGTGTCCGGCTACTTCCAGCTGTTTGCCGAGCCGTACGTGATGACCGAAGGCGGGCCACTGCAAAGCACGGTCAGCGTGCTGTACCTGATGTACGACGAAGGCTTCAAGTGGTGGAACCTCGGCTCCGCTTCCGCCGTGGCGTTCCTGTTGTTCGTGATCATGTTCGCAGTGACCGTGCTGATGCTGAAGCTGTCGCAGCGGGGAGACCAGACATGA
- a CDS encoding carbohydrate ABC transporter permease — MSPRLAKALINGLLIGVAAVALFPLLWMLSVSFMAPGAASTLPPPLLPRHASWDNYRELFVHAGMGRYLINSLLVAGAITVLSVVFNLLAGYAFAKLRFAGRERLFQALLGALVIPAQVAMLPLFLLLKYMGLVNSYAGVVVPALATVFGIFLVRQYARGIPDELLEAARIDGASESRIFVQIVLPLLKPIVVTLAIFTFLAAWNDFMWPLIVLTGQEHYTLPIGLASLAREHSQDSELMMAGSVVTVLPVLLLFLSMQRYYLEGLLLGSVKG, encoded by the coding sequence ATGAGCCCACGACTGGCCAAGGCGCTGATCAACGGTCTGCTCATCGGGGTGGCGGCGGTCGCACTGTTTCCGTTGCTGTGGATGTTGTCGGTGTCGTTCATGGCGCCGGGTGCCGCCAGCACGCTGCCACCGCCGTTGTTGCCGCGCCATGCCAGCTGGGACAACTATCGCGAACTGTTCGTGCATGCCGGCATGGGCCGCTACCTGATCAACAGCTTGCTGGTCGCCGGCGCGATCACCGTGCTCTCGGTGGTTTTCAATTTGCTGGCCGGCTATGCGTTCGCCAAGCTGCGTTTCGCTGGTCGCGAGCGATTGTTTCAGGCACTGCTTGGCGCACTGGTGATTCCCGCCCAGGTCGCCATGCTGCCGTTGTTCCTGCTGCTGAAATACATGGGCCTGGTGAACAGCTATGCCGGCGTGGTGGTGCCAGCGCTGGCCACCGTGTTCGGCATTTTCCTGGTACGCCAGTACGCACGCGGCATTCCCGATGAATTGCTCGAAGCGGCGCGGATCGACGGCGCCAGCGAGTCGCGCATCTTCGTGCAGATCGTGCTGCCACTGCTGAAGCCGATTGTCGTGACGCTGGCGATCTTCACCTTCCTCGCCGCGTGGAACGACTTCATGTGGCCGCTGATCGTGCTGACCGGACAGGAGCACTACACGCTGCCGATCGGGTTGGCCTCGCTGGCGCGCGAACATTCGCAGGACAGCGAACTGATGATGGCCGGCTCAGTCGTCACCGTACTGCCGGTGCTGCTCTTGTTCCTGTCGATGCAGCGCTACTACCTCGAAGGACTGCTGCTGGGCAGTGTGAAGGGTTGA
- a CDS encoding TonB-dependent receptor, translating into MVKQHTLSRHISLALAGLLVTALALPAAHAQSSTAVLRGHVSAPQGQMPTEVVATNTANGFVSKTKVGADGNYTLAGLSPGSYTIVASGNGSSTSRTVTVQVGQALSLNLDAGAAATGPSTSDATNLQGVSVSAVTLVETRTSEVATNISQKQIQELPQNERNFLDFAKLVPGITTSRDPNSKTFSAGGQSAENVNVFIDGASLKNNVLKGGIAGQDSTRGNPFSQEAVQEFRVLTNNFKAEYEQAGTAIITAVTKSGTNDFHGSLYDYYQNQSMIAQNSFDKENHVKKPEYKREQRGFSFGGPIIKDVAQFFINYEERKDTANTTVQINDPRFAQYNGTFSAPFNEKAFFGKLSWQPNHDNNVDLSLTTRRDSEQLGFGGNTAYTARSNRKNNVDDLLLKWQSRGESYTNDLLLDAGTARWHPTSAQSGNVRSVYDPGIAVIGSGSDLQDKGQNQRTIRDDFTWFGLPDHTIKAGIKYATYGITLEQNSATVPTYYYQEGSAYPGGFNSPYQAVYSPSGASANLHTNQLGLYVQDDWDITQRLQLNLGLRWDYETNALNKDYVTPAVQVPTLQYLGLQNYISNGHNRDGYKGAIQPRLGFSLDVSKDGDQSTTVFGGVGRYYDRTPFDWISQEKLHSLVPNYTFRFSPGGVTPGTIAWDPSYLTAAGLNGLLASGSAGFTSELDVVNNNTKPPHTDQFSLGVRQVMGDWNASLTLTRVLGYDQFTWVWNRLPQPGFVLNQMPGSPYGVVLHNTDKKTQSSNVLVSINKPYTEASGWGMGLAYTYQDAHQQGGDNYSLDYVDPAGYYANNVGEKQHLVLNGIVRGPWDTRLTGIFTYGSGLPYDYFANVPGCDYNCIFYKNGKYGQKYLNLDLSIAKEFHWGESQALELRFDVMNVFNRDVDNGYINNQYNWGSMNPNPDFGKVTSADPNQTRRFQIGARYSF; encoded by the coding sequence ATGGTCAAACAACATACGTTATCCAGGCACATCTCGCTGGCGCTTGCCGGCCTGCTGGTCACCGCACTCGCCCTGCCGGCGGCACACGCGCAGTCCAGCACCGCCGTCCTGCGCGGACACGTCAGCGCGCCGCAAGGCCAGATGCCGACCGAGGTGGTTGCCACCAATACCGCCAACGGCTTCGTCAGCAAGACCAAGGTCGGCGCAGACGGCAACTACACTCTGGCGGGGTTGAGCCCAGGCAGTTACACCATCGTCGCCAGTGGCAACGGCAGCAGCACCAGTCGTACCGTCACCGTGCAGGTAGGCCAGGCCTTAAGCCTCAATCTGGATGCCGGTGCTGCCGCCACCGGACCCAGCACCAGCGATGCAACGAACCTGCAGGGCGTTTCGGTGAGCGCGGTCACCCTGGTTGAAACACGCACCTCGGAAGTGGCCACCAACATCAGCCAGAAGCAGATCCAGGAATTACCGCAGAACGAGCGCAACTTCCTTGACTTCGCCAAGCTGGTTCCCGGCATCACCACCTCACGCGACCCCAACTCCAAAACGTTCTCGGCGGGCGGTCAATCAGCCGAGAATGTAAACGTTTTCATCGACGGCGCCAGCCTGAAGAACAACGTGCTCAAGGGCGGCATCGCCGGCCAGGACTCCACCCGCGGCAACCCGTTCTCGCAGGAAGCGGTGCAGGAATTCCGCGTACTGACCAACAACTTCAAGGCCGAATACGAGCAGGCCGGCACGGCAATCATCACCGCGGTGACCAAGTCGGGCACGAACGACTTCCATGGTTCGCTCTACGACTACTACCAGAACCAGTCGATGATCGCGCAGAACTCGTTTGACAAGGAAAACCACGTCAAGAAACCCGAGTACAAACGCGAACAACGCGGCTTCAGTTTTGGCGGCCCTATCATCAAGGACGTGGCGCAGTTCTTCATCAACTACGAGGAACGCAAGGACACCGCCAACACCACCGTGCAGATCAACGACCCGCGATTCGCTCAGTACAACGGCACATTCTCGGCACCGTTCAACGAAAAGGCATTCTTCGGCAAGTTGAGCTGGCAGCCGAACCACGACAACAACGTCGACCTCAGCCTGACCACCCGGCGCGACAGCGAGCAGCTCGGTTTTGGCGGCAACACCGCCTACACCGCGCGCAGCAACCGCAAGAACAACGTCGACGATCTGCTGCTGAAATGGCAATCGCGCGGCGAAAGCTATACCAATGACTTGTTGCTGGATGCCGGCACCGCGAGGTGGCATCCCACCTCCGCTCAATCTGGCAACGTGCGCAGCGTGTACGATCCGGGCATCGCGGTGATCGGCAGCGGCAGCGACCTGCAGGACAAGGGCCAGAACCAGCGCACCATCCGCGACGACTTCACCTGGTTCGGCTTGCCCGATCACACGATCAAGGCGGGTATCAAATACGCCACTTACGGCATCACGCTGGAACAGAACAGCGCCACCGTGCCGACCTACTACTACCAGGAAGGAAGTGCTTATCCCGGCGGCTTCAACTCGCCTTACCAGGCCGTGTACTCGCCGAGCGGCGCCAGCGCCAACCTGCACACCAACCAGCTCGGCCTGTACGTGCAGGATGACTGGGATATCACCCAGCGACTGCAGCTGAATCTCGGTCTGCGTTGGGACTACGAGACCAACGCGCTGAACAAGGATTACGTGACCCCGGCCGTGCAGGTCCCCACGTTGCAATACCTGGGTCTGCAGAACTACATCAGCAATGGCCACAACCGCGACGGCTACAAGGGTGCGATCCAGCCGCGGCTGGGCTTCTCGCTGGACGTCAGCAAAGACGGCGACCAGAGCACCACCGTCTTCGGCGGTGTTGGCCGCTATTACGACCGCACTCCGTTTGACTGGATCAGCCAGGAAAAACTGCATTCGCTGGTACCGAACTACACCTTCCGGTTCAGCCCCGGCGGCGTCACCCCCGGGACCATCGCCTGGGATCCGAGCTACCTGACCGCGGCTGGCCTGAATGGCCTGTTGGCTTCGGGCTCTGCCGGCTTTACCAGCGAATTGGACGTGGTCAACAACAACACCAAGCCGCCGCACACGGACCAGTTCAGCCTGGGTGTGCGTCAGGTAATGGGAGACTGGAACGCATCACTGACCCTGACTCGCGTGCTGGGCTATGACCAGTTCACCTGGGTATGGAACCGTCTGCCGCAGCCAGGCTTCGTGCTCAATCAAATGCCGGGCAGTCCTTACGGTGTCGTCCTGCACAACACCGACAAGAAAACGCAATCCAGCAACGTACTGGTCAGCATCAACAAGCCGTACACGGAAGCGTCGGGCTGGGGCATGGGGCTGGCCTACACGTATCAGGACGCTCATCAGCAAGGTGGTGACAACTACTCGCTGGACTATGTCGATCCCGCTGGTTATTACGCCAACAACGTGGGCGAAAAGCAGCATCTGGTACTGAACGGAATCGTACGCGGCCCGTGGGACACACGTTTGACCGGCATCTTCACCTACGGCTCGGGCTTGCCGTACGACTACTTCGCCAACGTGCCCGGTTGCGACTACAACTGCATCTTCTACAAGAACGGCAAGTACGGTCAGAAGTATCTCAACCTGGACCTGTCGATCGCCAAGGAGTTCCACTGGGGCGAGAGCCAGGCGCTGGAACTGCGCTTTGACGTGATGAACGTGTTCAACCGTGATGTCGACAACGGTTACATCAACAACCAGTACAACTGGGGCTCGATGAATCCGAACCCGGACTTCGGCAAGGTGACCAGCGCCGATCCGAACCAGACCCGTCGCTTCCAGATTGGCGCGCGCTATTCGTTCTGA
- a CDS encoding sugar ABC transporter substrate-binding protein: MASIVLCSALLGSCKQASDSHELVFWTIGREGEAVVKLLPAFERAHPDIRVKVQQLPLTAAHQKLLTAFAGDSTPDLSQLGNTWLPELAALHALEPLQVRVDHSSVIQPSDYFASIWSTNVIEGTLYGVPWYVDTRLLFYRNDLLKAAGFDAPPRTWAEWRRMLGALSDPSQHRYGVLLPTNEYEQLMSLGLQQDDPLLRDGGRYGNFESAGFKRALTFYVDTFRLQQAPAITNVEAGNPWTEFGRGVYAFYLSGPWNIGEFRSRLPALEQDDWSTAPLPGPSSPGVGVAGGSSLVIFRRSPHKEAAWKLIEYLSQPAVQQQFYDLLGDMPPRRSSWEGGALRDDPKARAFREQLEQVKPAPAVPEWERIANEMQLVAAQVIAGRLTIDQAAVEMDHRADAILAKRRWVLDHAAASHAKEPTR; the protein is encoded by the coding sequence ATGGCCAGCATCGTCTTGTGCAGTGCCTTGCTGGGCAGTTGTAAGCAGGCATCGGACAGCCACGAACTCGTGTTCTGGACGATTGGCCGCGAAGGCGAAGCCGTGGTCAAATTGCTGCCGGCGTTCGAGCGCGCGCATCCGGATATCCGTGTGAAAGTTCAGCAGCTGCCGTTGACTGCTGCGCACCAGAAATTGCTCACCGCGTTCGCCGGCGACTCCACCCCGGATCTCAGCCAGCTTGGCAACACCTGGCTGCCCGAACTGGCGGCGCTGCACGCACTGGAACCATTGCAGGTGCGGGTCGACCATTCGAGCGTGATCCAGCCGTCCGACTACTTCGCCAGCATCTGGTCCACCAATGTGATTGAGGGCACCCTGTACGGCGTACCGTGGTATGTCGACACGCGTTTGTTGTTCTATCGCAACGACCTGTTGAAGGCTGCTGGCTTCGATGCGCCACCGCGTACCTGGGCTGAATGGCGACGCATGCTGGGCGCGCTCAGCGATCCGTCGCAACATCGCTACGGCGTATTGCTTCCAACCAACGAGTACGAGCAATTGATGTCGCTGGGATTGCAGCAAGACGATCCGCTGCTGCGTGATGGCGGACGCTACGGGAATTTCGAGAGTGCCGGCTTCAAGCGCGCGCTGACGTTCTATGTCGACACCTTCCGGCTGCAGCAGGCGCCGGCAATCACCAACGTGGAAGCGGGCAATCCGTGGACGGAATTTGGTCGCGGCGTCTACGCGTTCTATCTGTCCGGGCCGTGGAACATCGGCGAGTTCCGTTCGCGCCTGCCGGCCCTTGAGCAGGACGATTGGTCTACCGCACCACTGCCCGGTCCGAGCAGTCCCGGTGTCGGCGTAGCCGGCGGTTCGAGCCTGGTGATCTTCCGGCGCTCACCGCACAAAGAGGCTGCCTGGAAGTTGATTGAATACCTGTCGCAGCCGGCCGTGCAGCAGCAGTTTTACGACCTGCTTGGCGACATGCCGCCACGGCGCAGCTCATGGGAAGGCGGCGCATTGCGCGACGATCCGAAGGCACGCGCTTTTCGCGAACAGCTGGAACAGGTGAAACCTGCGCCGGCGGTGCCGGAATGGGAACGCATCGCCAACGAAATGCAGCTGGTCGCCGCCCAGGTGATCGCCGGCCGACTGACGATCGACCAGGCCGCCGTTGAGATGGACCACCGCGCTGATGCGATTCTGGCCAAGCGACGCTGGGTGCTGGACCACGCTGCAGCGAGTCATGCGAAGGAGCCCACACGATGA
- a CDS encoding discoidin domain-containing protein — translation MRHGHLVLLALLLVSNVVGAETAARTLDDFSQPNRWTAAATDDIRATLHPASAPHGKAICLEFNFNGVSGGPSLRRRLPITFPENYALSFDVRGTMPPNDLQVKLIDASGDNVWWYRREHFTPTDAWQTITANKRDIVSAWGPAKDRTLRQTQTVEFTLYAGQGGRGDFCVSNLRLTPLPPAAVDEPTPASLTPNAVLMQQARHAARGIYPRGFSGEQSYWTLVGVDGGAAKSALISEDGAVEVRKGGWSIEPMLLDGNQLIDWATVQTRQSLQDNYLPIPTVHWQTDGVQLDTTAFASGTPQQTNLLLQYRLSNRRNKPRTLTLALLLRPFQVNPPTQFLNTPGGISPITDLRWDGHAVQINHALQVVSLQPGDFVASAHGAITLPERLAAGERPQLRTLHDASGYAQGALLYRLTVPPHATITLGLVVPSSPASFKPPADAAAWLKQQRDEVAAAWRVKLNHVTLALPAAQQDLADTARSAQAQMLMSRDGPAFQPGTRSYARTWIRDGAMMSEALLRSGHSDVVGAFVRWYAPHQFNTGKVPCCVDARGSDPVPENDSQGELLFTIAEWWRFSHDLSGLKKLWPHVEHTVAYMDQLRNSERTSAQQGTALYGLMPASISHEGYSAKPMHSYWDDFWALRGYDDAIALANALDKPDEAARFTASRDVLRSDLQSSILAATREHAIYYVPGAAELGDFDPTSTTIALSPAGAQEWLPPALLQQTFERYWQDFIARRDGSKAWDDYTPYEWRNVGAFVRLGWRERIPQLLAFFMADRRPAAWNQWAEVVGHDPRKPRFVGDMPHAWIASDYLRSLYDMFAWERASDHALVLAAGIPAAWLRQGHIDIEGLRTPYGELHYSLREQHDQLQLEVSDGLSLPSGGLVFPWPYAAQPSGKAWLNGKPVAWRNGEITIRELPATLRIERPR, via the coding sequence ATGCGCCACGGTCATCTCGTGCTACTGGCCTTGCTGCTTGTAAGCAACGTTGTAGGTGCCGAGACCGCAGCGCGAACGCTCGACGATTTCAGTCAACCGAATCGCTGGACGGCTGCGGCCACCGATGACATCCGTGCCACGCTGCACCCGGCCAGCGCTCCACACGGCAAGGCGATCTGTCTGGAGTTCAACTTCAACGGTGTATCCGGCGGCCCCAGCCTGCGTCGTCGCCTGCCCATCACCTTTCCGGAAAATTACGCCTTGTCATTTGACGTGCGCGGCACCATGCCGCCGAATGACCTGCAAGTGAAGCTGATCGATGCCAGCGGCGACAACGTGTGGTGGTACCGCCGCGAGCACTTCACGCCAACGGACGCATGGCAGACCATCACTGCAAACAAGCGCGATATCGTTTCCGCGTGGGGGCCGGCGAAGGACCGAACGCTGCGCCAGACACAGACCGTGGAATTCACTCTTTATGCAGGGCAGGGTGGCCGTGGCGATTTTTGCGTCAGCAATCTGCGTTTGACGCCGTTGCCGCCAGCAGCCGTAGACGAACCCACGCCAGCCAGCCTCACGCCAAACGCCGTGCTGATGCAGCAAGCCAGGCATGCAGCACGCGGCATCTACCCACGTGGCTTCTCCGGTGAGCAGAGTTACTGGACGCTGGTTGGCGTCGACGGTGGCGCGGCAAAATCAGCGCTGATCTCCGAAGATGGCGCGGTGGAGGTGCGCAAGGGCGGCTGGTCGATCGAGCCGATGTTGCTCGACGGCAACCAGCTGATCGACTGGGCCACGGTGCAGACTAGGCAAAGTCTGCAAGACAATTACCTGCCGATCCCCACGGTGCATTGGCAGACCGACGGCGTGCAACTGGACACCACCGCCTTCGCCAGCGGCACGCCGCAGCAGACGAACCTGCTGCTGCAATACCGCCTCTCCAACCGCCGCAATAAACCACGCACGCTGACGCTGGCCTTGCTGTTGCGACCGTTCCAGGTCAACCCGCCAACGCAATTCCTCAATACCCCGGGCGGGATCAGTCCGATCACGGATCTGCGCTGGGACGGTCACGCCGTGCAGATCAACCACGCGTTGCAGGTGGTGTCGCTGCAGCCCGGCGACTTCGTCGCCAGCGCCCATGGTGCGATCACCCTCCCGGAGCGGTTGGCCGCAGGCGAACGTCCGCAGCTGCGCACGCTGCACGATGCAAGCGGGTACGCACAGGGTGCGCTGTTGTACCGACTGACTGTGCCGCCGCACGCAACCATCACGCTGGGGCTGGTGGTGCCTTCGAGCCCGGCGTCATTCAAGCCACCGGCCGATGCGGCAGCGTGGCTGAAACAGCAACGCGATGAAGTGGCGGCAGCGTGGCGCGTGAAGCTCAACCACGTGACGCTTGCGTTGCCCGCCGCGCAGCAGGATTTAGCTGACACCGCGCGCAGCGCACAAGCGCAGATGCTGATGTCACGCGATGGCCCGGCGTTTCAGCCAGGCACGCGCTCCTACGCGCGCACGTGGATCCGCGATGGCGCGATGATGAGCGAGGCGTTGCTGCGCAGCGGTCACAGCGATGTGGTCGGCGCCTTCGTGCGTTGGTACGCGCCGCATCAGTTCAATACCGGCAAGGTGCCTTGCTGCGTTGACGCGCGCGGTTCGGACCCGGTACCGGAGAACGACAGCCAGGGCGAGCTGCTGTTCACCATCGCGGAGTGGTGGCGTTTCAGCCATGACCTTTCCGGCCTGAAGAAGCTGTGGCCGCACGTGGAGCACACGGTGGCGTACATGGACCAGCTGCGCAACAGTGAGCGCACTTCGGCGCAGCAGGGCACCGCGCTGTACGGCCTGATGCCGGCGTCGATCAGCCACGAAGGCTATTCGGCCAAGCCGATGCATTCGTACTGGGACGACTTCTGGGCACTGCGCGGCTACGACGATGCGATCGCGCTGGCCAATGCCCTCGACAAACCTGATGAAGCGGCGCGCTTCACTGCCTCGCGGGATGTTTTACGCAGCGATTTGCAGTCGTCGATCCTCGCCGCAACGCGTGAACACGCCATCTACTACGTTCCCGGTGCGGCCGAACTGGGCGACTTCGATCCAACCTCCACCACCATCGCGCTGTCACCCGCCGGTGCGCAGGAGTGGCTGCCGCCGGCCTTGCTGCAACAAACCTTCGAACGCTACTGGCAGGATTTCATCGCGCGTCGCGACGGCAGCAAGGCGTGGGACGACTACACGCCGTACGAATGGCGCAACGTGGGGGCGTTTGTGCGGCTGGGCTGGCGCGAACGGATTCCGCAACTGCTCGCTTTTTTCATGGCTGACCGGCGACCAGCGGCGTGGAACCAGTGGGCCGAGGTGGTCGGGCATGACCCGCGCAAGCCGCGTTTCGTCGGCGACATGCCGCACGCATGGATCGCCTCGGACTACCTGCGTTCGCTATACGACATGTTTGCATGGGAGCGTGCCAGCGATCACGCGCTCGTTCTGGCGGCAGGCATTCCCGCTGCGTGGTTGCGCCAAGGTCACATCGACATCGAGGGATTGCGGACGCCTTACGGTGAGCTGCACTACTCGCTGCGAGAGCAGCATGACCAGCTGCAGCTTGAGGTAAGCGACGGATTGAGCTTGCCTTCCGGCGGTCTGGTTTTCCCGTGGCCGTATGCCGCTCAACCCAGCGGCAAGGCGTGGCTGAACGGCAAACCGGTGGCATGGCGCAACGGCGAGATCACGATACGCGAGCTGCCGGCAACGTTGAGGATCGAACGACCACGCTGA
- a CDS encoding glucoamylase family protein, with protein MKLPHRPAWLSSLLLGAALLLAAPASPAWQAQPATPEASRSSAEVPALVNDLEQRTFRFFWDSADPATGLVPDHYPGESFSSIAAVGFGLTAYGVGVERGYITREQAIERTLATLRFFDTAPQGDSEDDDSGYHGFFYHFLDMKSGKRFARWTEVSTVDTSLLLGGVLFAQSYYDRDTPAEHEIRTLADRIYRRVDWPWAQVRPPLISMGWTPGGKFIPHDWEGYNEAMLVYVLALGSPTHPVDSDAWSAWTGTYDRSWGKFQGQQLLNFGPLFGHQYSHVWIDFRGIRDAWNRQHDLDYFENSRRAVIAQRNYAITNPGHWTGYGANVWGLTASNGPGGILVEGQGRRQFYGYTARGAGLGYLVDDGTIVPSAAAGSIAFAPELVIPALEEMKRRYGTAIYNEHGFVDAFNPSFHVQTLLRTGKVLPMGWVDSEQLGIDQGPIVLMIENWRSDFVWNVMKKNPYIRKGLQRAGFEGGWLDAPVPAK; from the coding sequence ATGAAGCTTCCCCACCGGCCCGCATGGCTTTCCTCTCTCCTTCTTGGCGCGGCGCTGTTACTGGCAGCTCCAGCCAGCCCCGCCTGGCAGGCACAACCGGCCACCCCGGAAGCAAGCCGCAGCAGCGCTGAAGTACCCGCGCTGGTCAACGATCTCGAACAGCGCACCTTCCGCTTTTTCTGGGACAGCGCGGATCCGGCTACAGGCCTGGTTCCTGATCACTATCCCGGCGAGTCCTTCTCCAGCATTGCCGCGGTGGGCTTCGGCCTGACCGCTTACGGCGTGGGCGTGGAGCGTGGCTACATCACCCGCGAGCAGGCGATCGAGCGCACGCTGGCCACGCTGCGTTTCTTCGACACCGCGCCGCAGGGTGACAGCGAAGACGACGACAGCGGCTATCACGGTTTCTTCTATCACTTCCTCGACATGAAGAGCGGCAAGCGCTTCGCGCGCTGGACCGAAGTCTCCACGGTGGACACCAGCCTGCTGCTGGGCGGCGTGTTGTTTGCACAGTCGTACTACGACCGCGACACCCCGGCCGAACACGAGATCCGCACGCTGGCCGATCGCATCTATCGCCGCGTCGACTGGCCCTGGGCACAAGTGCGGCCGCCGTTGATCAGCATGGGCTGGACGCCCGGCGGCAAGTTCATCCCGCATGACTGGGAGGGCTACAACGAGGCGATGCTGGTCTATGTACTGGCACTGGGTTCGCCAACCCATCCGGTGGACTCCGATGCATGGTCGGCATGGACCGGTACCTACGACCGCAGCTGGGGCAAGTTCCAAGGTCAGCAACTGTTGAATTTCGGCCCGCTGTTCGGCCACCAGTACAGCCATGTATGGATCGACTTCCGCGGCATCCGCGACGCCTGGAATCGCCAGCATGACTTGGACTATTTCGAGAACAGCCGCCGCGCGGTGATCGCCCAGCGCAACTACGCGATCACCAATCCGGGGCATTGGACCGGTTATGGCGCAAACGTGTGGGGTTTGACCGCCAGCAATGGTCCCGGCGGCATCCTCGTCGAGGGTCAAGGCCGCCGACAGTTCTACGGCTATACCGCGCGCGGCGCGGGACTGGGCTATCTGGTCGATGACGGCACCATCGTGCCCAGCGCCGCCGCCGGTTCGATCGCCTTCGCACCCGAGCTGGTGATTCCCGCGCTGGAGGAAATGAAGCGCCGCTACGGCACCGCCATCTACAACGAGCACGGTTTCGTTGATGCGTTCAATCCCAGCTTCCACGTGCAAACCCTGCTGCGTACCGGCAAAGTGCTGCCGATGGGCTGGGTCGATAGCGAACAGCTCGGCATCGACCAGGGCCCGATCGTGTTGATGATCGAGAACTGGCGCAGCGACTTCGTGTGGAACGTGATGAAGAAGAATCCGTACATCCGCAAGGGACTTCAGCGCGCCGGCTTCGAAGGCGGCTGGCTGGATGCGCCGGTACCGGCAAAATGA
- a CDS encoding pirin family protein, producing MSDRHITRRIRGMDTSDGAGVKLKRVIGQPGLDMLDPFLLLDEFRSDQAGDYIAGFPEHPHRGFETVTYMLAGHMQHGDNHGNRGDLVPGSVQWMTAGRGILHSEMPQQENGLMWGFQLWVNLPAKDKMTAPRYQDIGPERIPVVHPAPGVEVKVIAGELAGATGPVEGIVTAPVYLDISLQPGAQLTLDLPAGHHGFAYVFEGEAALVGGEALQRSELGVLSDGEQLQLAGTDTPARLLVVAGKPLNESVARYGPFVMNTPEQIQQAIADFRAGKF from the coding sequence ATGAGCGATCGCCACATCACCCGCCGCATCCGCGGCATGGATACGTCCGACGGCGCGGGCGTGAAATTGAAGCGCGTCATCGGCCAGCCCGGACTGGACATGCTTGATCCATTCCTGCTGCTGGACGAATTCCGTTCCGACCAGGCGGGTGACTACATCGCTGGCTTCCCCGAGCATCCGCACCGTGGTTTCGAGACGGTGACCTACATGCTCGCCGGCCACATGCAGCACGGCGACAACCATGGCAACCGCGGTGATCTGGTGCCGGGCAGCGTGCAATGGATGACCGCCGGCCGCGGCATCCTGCACTCGGAAATGCCGCAGCAGGAAAATGGCCTGATGTGGGGCTTCCAGCTCTGGGTGAACCTGCCGGCGAAAGACAAGATGACCGCGCCGCGTTACCAGGACATCGGTCCGGAGCGCATCCCGGTCGTGCATCCCGCCCCCGGCGTCGAAGTCAAGGTGATCGCCGGCGAACTGGCCGGCGCCACCGGCCCGGTGGAAGGCATCGTCACCGCGCCGGTGTATCTGGACATCAGCTTGCAACCCGGTGCGCAATTGACGCTGGACCTTCCCGCAGGCCATCACGGTTTCGCCTACGTGTTCGAAGGTGAGGCAGCGTTGGTGGGTGGCGAAGCGTTGCAGCGCAGTGAATTGGGCGTCTTGTCCGATGGCGAACAACTGCAACTGGCAGGTACCGACACACCAGCACGCCTGCTCGTCGTCGCCGGCAAACCGCTCAACGAAAGTGTGGCGCGCTACGGACCGTTCGTGATGAACACGCCCGAGCAGATCCAGCAGGCCATTGCCGACTTCCGCGCCGGCAAGTTCTAG